TTCCTCTGCCATTGTAATTATTGTATTGCCATTTTCGAGTAGTGCAGGAAAACAACCACAagctcttcctcctcctttttccttctctcaaATTTGAAGCCTAATTATAGCCAGAAACCCTCAGAGAAACACAAAGAAATTCCTAATTGTGGCCAATCGATGAGGTTCCTCACAAATTTCACGAACTTTCTGTCTGTTATGTTCGCTTTTCTTGAAAAATTCCCAGTGAAGATCATGCCTATCCAACTTAAAGACATGGTCACTTTGGTTTCTCGTACTGGTCGGCACTTGCAACGTTACGACGACAAAGGATTGCGTCAAGTTGTTGGGTATGTCAAGTTCCCCTGTTTTTTTTACCTTAATTTCTCAGAACTTGTTTGTTAAAAAAGTTGAATTTCTTTGCCTTGAATCTTCTTTGGTTGAATAATCATTTCATTTTACGAAGTGGGTTTGTGTCAAAATGATGTCTTTTTAATGTTTTCTTATGTGGGTCTCTTTCTGGTTTCTGGGTTAGAGGGAAgaggatagggttgcaatttttttctgtttttgatgaAATTATGTCCTGATGTGTTCTTTATTTGTGATGGAACTGTGCAGTTGTATTCCATACAGATATAGAGAAGCAAAGCAATCATCTCCTCTTACTGATGGAATTCTAAATGAGGAACTTTTAGAAGTCCTTGTAATTAGTGCACAAAATGGCCAAGGAATGTTGTTCCCAAAGGTACCACCACAACAATAACTTGTGACCATCGTTGGTCTATTTTGCTTCTCAttcaatgaatgaaatgatttATGTTCAATTCAATCTGCAGGGTGGTTGGGAAACAACTGATGAATCCATGGAAAAGGCTGCAATGCGCGAAACCCGCGAAGAAGCCGGTGTAACTGGTGACATAGAAGTTAGTATCTGAAACAAACATTCTTGTTATTGTGTTTTGAACGGCGTTTGTGTCATGTTTTGATACTAATTCTTATGGGTTTGGATTCAATTTGCAGCGTAAATTAGGTAGATGGGAATACAAGAGCAAGCGTCGAAGCATTGTTCATGAAGGGTACATGTTTCCTCTGCGTGTCAAGGCCGAATTAGAGTCTTGGCCGGAAAAGAATATCAGAGAACGAAGATGGGTAAGCGAAAATTGTGTTCATTGTGAGTTCAAGCATTGTAATTTCAATAGATAAGAAGTTGAGTTGATGATGAGATTGTGCAACTTTGTTTAGGTTTCGGTCACAGAAGCTAGAGAAATATGTCCACAATGGTGGATGAGGGAAGCTTTAGAAGAGTTCGTTCGTCGACAAACAAACCTCAAATGTAGAGGAAGTGAAGAATGACAAAACCTTCTCACAGGGACTAACATCCCTAACAGGAGATTTGGAGCTCGGTGTTATGACGTCAAAAGTCTCACATCGGGCTTGATCTATCCACCGGAACCGGTAAACCCAAAGAGGACAATATCGTTGGTTGTATGGGGTGCAGATTTCTGGTATTCGGTTTCTACCAAAACCGGTAACTGGTTGAGACGTAGATCCGCGAAGCCGTTGAAGAAACATATAAAGAAAAGGAACTCAGTGTAATTCAATTCATTCTTTCATGTTAATAAGAActttgagtttgattctcaacATTGGGTTTCTGTGTTCTTCAGCTTGAGAAGATTAGGTTTGCAGGATCTATTTGTCAAGTAGTGAAAACAAGTTGTGTTGATGGAGCTGTAACAACTAACAAGTTGATGATGATGGAGATGTTAGGTTGGATTTTAGTGAGAGGCTACTGCATTCATTCATTTGGACAGTTGACTTGATCACAATCTCAAGTCGTTTGAGAGAGAATATATTGGTGCAGCAATTTAAGACCACACTTtatttcacacacacacatccaCATCCCATTAGATCTAAGTCTTCTTCCACATAAATGATTGGGAATCCAAGATTATGCTTTCATTTGTACTCTACAATGTATTTTTTCTAATATCTAAGGGACTCCTTTTGGCATGATCAAGTTCAATTTGATTGGAAATATCACTTTTCTCAAAACATTAGTAAATCTTGAAATATGTTTAGGAAAGGAAAGGCGTCTGCATGGGAGTTATTTGGATGATAGTCTAGTGGTGAATTTATCTGGGGTCGAATTATATGGACTCCGAACGTTATGAGTTATTTGTAGAAACGCCCTGGGTTTTTGTGCGGGAAATTTATGTGCACACTTTGTTCTCGTTTATCAAGAAAAATGTTTAGGAAGAGAGGATCGGAGAATATTCTTAAaagacatttattttttaattgaattgcTGACAAACCCTCTTTTCTCCAAATGCCCAAAGTAGGAACTGAAGATTTTGTAAAACCAGAACAAATCCTCACAAACTACTAGCACAAAAATTGTGTTCTTTTGACACtcaaaaaacagaagaaagggGGCAAAAAAGAGTAAAGGGTGTTcataggagaaaaaaaaaacacaatttttGTGACAACCCTGCACAATACATGGACTGAGCTGTGCCAAACCATTCCCCTTTGTGACAACATTTGTTTGGTGGTTGTCCTTCCACTTACCTATAAATGTGGGAACTTTTTAATGGAAATGTTAATGGGTTGGGCCAAATGACTAATAACTTAAACAGAGTATTGAGTCTCTGCTTATAAGGGCTTGTGAGGTGAGCCATGCCTAATCTGTGTTTGACCCATTTGGGCCACTGCTGATTTTGCAGGGTCaagtttgacattttttttaaaataatgagCAACCACCCAAGTCAACGTGTTTTTTGGACAGTTGAGTGAACATAAAATTCGAGTCGTCAGAATAACTCGCATTACATGTCTACATTGTCACTGACGACGTTTAAGATTGGGACTGAAGTCCATATGGGTAGGGGACCGAAGGCCAGTGCTGATTTTGTAGGATTTCTCGTCTATGTTGTTTGGATTTCTGGTTGACTGATTAACAATGGCAAATAAAGAAAGGATATTAGTAGGTGAGGTTGGGACAATAACATTAACAGCCATAGCCATAGCCAGAAGGGACAAATGGGCAGAAGAGTTAGAGTGGGTGATGGTTGGAGGAACATAAAGAAACACAAGTCGGTCCAATTAATAGTCTCACAACCAGAACttgcattaattaataaaacaaGACAACAAAGCATCACATGCATTTCTCTCATTATGCCTCTCTCTgtggatatatgtatatatataaatataagaaTTCTTACGTACACACATTAATTTTACGTACTTAAAATTTAATGACTATAATGCtatactacaacacactacccagaGTATGTGAGTGGAGTGTGTGTGTTGGTTCGATAGTGGTTGAAGTACTGTTGTCTACCTCCTGtgtactcccacatcggttagattAGTTCCTCtgaagtagtatataagtttccactacaacacactttttagcctggatgtaatactctgggtagtgtgttgtagtataGCATTATATCTACTTTAgttgtatctcaaaaaaaaaatttaatgactaTAATAAACTACAATAAAAGTATAGACCATACATTTGTTGTGGAACCTACTGTATGTATGATTAAAAAACAATTGTGTAAAGTTGGTGTCCATAGGTGATGCATACGTGAGAACTCctcttttcatatatatatatatatatatatgtgtatgtatgtatatacacttTTGCTTCTAAAAAGGTAGTTAACCAAGATATGCGAAGATTAGTCTTTTTTGTGGTTAATGATTAGCTTTtcctaattaaaaataattaggTTCCAATGTGTGTTTCTTAGTTAATTAACTATCTCAAGAATGATTAATTTGGGTTGTAATTGAAACTTATTGATGAGTGTGTGTCAACTAGAACCTCCAAATTAGTTTTTTTGTTAATGATAGGTAAACAAGAATTAAGAACAACTAATCCGTTTGTTTTTCCcttatgttttttgtttttcatttttcattaaaCGAAAACTagttttattcttcattttctgttttccgTGTTTTCCAAAATAcgcaaccaaacatgttttcggggtggttttatgttttatgttaaaatgaaaacataaaatgcttGGAAAACAAACATATCAAACATTAGCTTTAAATTCTAAGAAAATGATAAATGATTGTCATATATTGTCAGAAATTCAAACCCCAAACAACTAACTATATTGTTCATTTTGGGGTTTCaattctcgtggatacatcggattacCCTCACGGATTTGTTCCTCCTAAGCCTAACAAATGGGTCAAGCTCAACTCACCAAGTTAGGAAAAAAACCTAATTAATATTTAGAAGTGGGTTTTGGCCATATTTACCCATCGGTAGACACAAGTCTAACCGATGTGATACCTTTTGAGTTATTAacatatatttaaaataaaagttGAACAtaatttttcacaacttataaaccAATGTCAGTTATAAGCTCCATCAAATACCTGACAGCTGATAAGCTAGTTTacttttcacaacttataaattagtttattttgacaacaaataaaCTACACTAAACGGACCCGTACTCTCAAGTCTCACCTAAGCTTTGGGTCGTGATccaagtatttcatgtttcatgGACCAACATGTGTTTATCTTGAATTCGATTCACTCATACTAGTTGAAAACTTTGGATTATTGTTTTCATTAACaatgtttatttgatttgatgcACTGATAATAATTCATTTATATTATGTTATTTGATAGGAAATGGAATGTAAAGAGCGTTGAAGATtctaagatatatatatatatatatcattttagggtcttataagagaattcttatatataatTCAGAGAAGATAATTATAGTACGATTTCATAATCgttacattttttaattttaattattaatgagATATTGGCAAATCTATGATATCACTCATCCGCCTGCTTCCACAATTAGTTAATGGAGATTCAAAAACAATCATATCAATTATTTTAACGGGGcaattatatttgtatatgatTTGATTGTTCCAATAGTTGATAAATCTCTAGCCACtatatttgggaaaaaaatatttaaacattGGTTTTTTTGGACAAATTTGAAATGGGTCTAATCTTTTTGCATTAACTTTCATCGAAagcaaaataatatatatatatatatatatatatatatatatatatatatatatatatatcaattctcacataagagtcTAAAATAAGTGTTTATGTTTAATGATGTGAATGGTGAGATGACAAGTGAAACACATTATTTTGGGTCTtacatattttaaattaatagtGTAAACATAGAGCTTTATTCATCTTTACTTTACACCCTTACATatagaagaattctcacataaaggtctaatataaGGGTATAAAATAAGGGTTACGTTTTAATGATGTGAATAACTGAGATGACAAATGGGGTTCAAtgttttgggtctcacataTTTTAAATAAATGGTGCAAATATAAACTTTTATTTTACATCATTACATTAGATCCTTATGTGAACGTTCGCATTAGAGactgagaatatatatatatatacagagacATACCCTCAGTCTCTAATGCGGACATTAGTAGCTTTTAAAGTCACAGATGTCTGCGTTTTACaagcaatttttttaaaacgtCAGCAACAGTGAGGCCAGTGTTTTTGTGCCCCACTAATACTCTCACATAAAGTGGCGCTTGTGAGTTTGTGAGTTACAGGCGCCCGTATGTGAGCCCtactatatataaatacatacctAAAATGCGGaattatatttttatcattgatttaaaatatgtggAATCTCAAATAGTGTGCCTCATTTATGATTTTACTCATTCACATCTTCAAAAAATATCCGTGTTTTAAATATGCACTTAATTAAGCGCATGGGAAAATTCAAGCATATTTTGGCATCAAAACTGAATTAGTTATGAGTCCAAAATTGTTTGAGTGTTTCACTTGAAAAGCTTAGGTaaaactcccacatcggttgtttcAAGTGTGTATAATATATAAGTCTAGTAAACCAAATATCTTTTTACCCTTAGGGACGGTGTTTGGTTAATTAGGGTTATTGCTGTGTGTGTATTTGTTTCGAAAAACTGAATTAGTTATGTTTGGTTTCAAAATATATACTTTTAAAATTGTTGACtttctttcatgtttggatAAAATCCCTTGACTTGAAGACTTTTTAGTAAATTAATGAGATTTTCCTTCAAATGGTAATTTTACTAATTTCTAATCCAAAAAGATTTTGTATTATCTATTTTGACTACAAAATGAGATTTGCTTACTTTTTCAAAAATTGTCATATCATATGAGAATCCAATACCCAAATAGATTCATTCTCttctgaaattaaaaaaaaacaaatgagaaaaacccaaaaaaaaaaaaacaaaacccaacaaaagaccaaaaaaacaaaacccaaacaGCCATTTTCTTTCAAACTCCCAATAAAAACAATATTAGATAggataaaaaaaagagtagaaaagacaaaagaaaaaaaaaagaagtaaaataagattttaaatttaaccccaaaaaaaaaaaaccaaaaaaaaacagagagaagataATTGGAGGGAGAAACCAGTTGACGGTCTTGTCTTTCTTCAATACCaactcttctccttcctctctctctctccccataAACCAGAGAGAGCCTGAAACAATGCATGCCCTTGAAACCCATTAAAAACCAGACCTACAGTTTCACTATTTCAAGCATTACAAGACTGGTAGTACCCGTGGTAGCGTTTTCCCTTAAAAATGCAGACCCGAAATCTGTTCTTTCACGTCCTacttctttttcatgttttccttttatttccGGTGTCAAAATCTGATCTTTCGGCCGACAGAGCGGCGCTTCTTGATCTCCGGCAGTCGCTCGGTGGCCGTACGCTCCTCTGGAATGCTACTGCGACCAGCCCTTGTAATTGGGCGGGTGTCACTTGCGAGCAAGGCCGGGTCGTGGTCCTCCGATTGCCCGGCGTGGCCCTTTCTGGTGAACTCCCCACCGGCATTTTCAGTAACCTGACCCAGCTGCGCACTCTCAGTCTCCGACTCAATGCTCTCACCGGACAGCTTCCCTCGGATCTCGCTTCGTGTACTGGGCTCCGCAATTTGTACCTCCACGGGAACCACTTTTCCGGCGAAATCCCGGAGTTTTTGTTCGGAATGAAGGATCTTGTGCGTGTCAATCTTGCTAGTAACAATTTTACGGGTGAGATCTCTGTGGGTTTTGATAAGTTACCGAGATTGAAGACTCTGTACCTTGAGAACAATGGGTTGTCAGGTTCGATTCCAGCTTTGAAAGTCCCAAAAGTGATTCAATTTAATGTTTCAAATAATATGTTAAATGGGCCGATACCGGAGAGGTTTCAGAGGTTCGATTCGAGCTCATTTTCGGGTAATTCATTGTGTGGTAGACCACTCGAGGTTTGTGCTGGTGAGAGTGCAAATGTGCCGAGTACAGGCATTGTGGAGcctgaaaataagaagaagaagttatCTGGTGGAGCAATTGCAGGTCTTGTGATTGGATCCGTGGTGGGTTTGATCTTCATTCTTCTAATATTGTTCTTCTTGTGCCAAAAGAAGGGGAACAAGAAGTCTAGGTCGATTGACATTGCTTCAATCAAGCATCAAGAGCTGGAGATTCCGGGGGAGAAGCCGATTGGGGAGGTTGAAAATGGAGGGTATGGAAATGGGTTTTCAGTGGCCGCAGCCGCAGCGGCTGCTATGACTGTGAATGGGAAGGGAGAAGCTGCAGCTGCTGCAAATGGCGGAGCCAAAAAACTCGTGTTTTTCGGGAATGGGGGGAGAGTGTTTGATTTGGAGGACTTGTTGAGGGCCTCGGCGGAGGTATTGGGGAAAGGGACTTTCGGGACGGCCTATAAGGCGGTACTCGAGATGGGGACTGTGGTGGCAGTGAAGAGGTTGAAGGATGTGACTATTTCAGATAAAGAGTTCAGAGAGAAGATTGAAGGGGTGGGATCCATGGACAATGAGAATTTGGTGCCACTCAGGGCTTACTATTATAGCAGGGATGAGAAGCTGCTTGTCTATGATTACATGGCCATGGGAAGCTTGTCTGCACTTTTGCATGGTGAGGGTTTCTTGCCCTTGAGCTTACTTTTATGATTTATGTTCTGGTTTTATGTCATGATTGTTGTTTTGATTGCTAGGTTGCATTCCCTTTTAGAGATGCTTACTGTGTTCTTAATTGGTAGAAAATTTATATGtcctatgtatgtatgtgtttatctcttttgtcttttttgattGATACTCTTTCAACTGAATGTCTCTACCAATAGAGGGATGGGCTGGATTAGATCGATATATGCCATCGTTTCTTTCTAGCGTCTTCTACGAGTTTGTTGAGCATGTCTTGAAGGAAAACAGATCTTTCGTTGACCACATACGGGCCTCAGAAGTTATAGTTTTGTTGCTGTTGTCAAGTATTCGCAAGTCAAATTCACCATGAATGATAGATTGGGGTATTCTCATTTGTGTTGTATGCAAATTTAGTTTTCATTGAATAGAAATATATGAATTGTTTTGTACAGAACAGCAATATTTGATTGTGGTGTAATCTACTAATGTTCTTCTCTTGGAACATTGTGTGGACATGCTGCTATTTAGCCTTTTATGTCAGAAAATTTGCTTAGGTTTTGATGAGATTATACATAAAATAACAGGGAAAACATCAGAATAATCTACGCGCAGGATATTTCACgttgaagaagataaaagatGAACAAGATATATGTAGAAATGTTTTGCTTCATTAGCTTTATCTTTACAATCATTTCATTACTTAATTATACCACAGGAAATAAAGGAGCAGGTAGAACGCCCCTGAATTGGGAGACTCGTTCGAGCATTGCCCTTGGAGCTGCCCGGGGGGTTGAGTACCTACACTCTCAAGGTCCAAACATCTCTCACGGAAATATAAAATCTTCTAATATTCTCCTCACTAAATCCTACGAAGCCAGAGTCTCTGATTTTGGCCTTGCCCACCTTGTCGGCCCTTCATCCACTCCCAACAGAGTTGCCGGCTACCGTGCACCGGAGGTAACTGACCCTCGCAAAGTATCTCAGAAGGCCGATGTATATAGCTTTGGTGTATTACTACTGGAGCTACTGACTGGGAAAGCACCCACTCATGCCCTCTTGAACGAAGAGGGGGTCGACCTTCCCAGATGGGTACAGTCCATAGTTCGAGAGGAATGGACATCTGAGGTGTTCGATCTTGAGCTCCTTAGGTACCAAAATGTAGAGGAAGATATGGTTCAGCTCTTGCAGCTCGCAATAGATTGTGCTGCTCAGTACCCC
This DNA window, taken from Tripterygium wilfordii isolate XIE 37 chromosome 20, ASM1340144v1, whole genome shotgun sequence, encodes the following:
- the LOC119987405 gene encoding probable inactive receptor kinase At1g48480 is translated as MQTRNLFFHVLLLFHVFLLFPVSKSDLSADRAALLDLRQSLGGRTLLWNATATSPCNWAGVTCEQGRVVVLRLPGVALSGELPTGIFSNLTQLRTLSLRLNALTGQLPSDLASCTGLRNLYLHGNHFSGEIPEFLFGMKDLVRVNLASNNFTGEISVGFDKLPRLKTLYLENNGLSGSIPALKVPKVIQFNVSNNMLNGPIPERFQRFDSSSFSGNSLCGRPLEVCAGESANVPSTGIVEPENKKKKLSGGAIAGLVIGSVVGLIFILLILFFLCQKKGNKKSRSIDIASIKHQELEIPGEKPIGEVENGGYGNGFSVAAAAAAAMTVNGKGEAAAAANGGAKKLVFFGNGGRVFDLEDLLRASAEVLGKGTFGTAYKAVLEMGTVVAVKRLKDVTISDKEFREKIEGVGSMDNENLVPLRAYYYSRDEKLLVYDYMAMGSLSALLHGNKGAGRTPLNWETRSSIALGAARGVEYLHSQGPNISHGNIKSSNILLTKSYEARVSDFGLAHLVGPSSTPNRVAGYRAPEVTDPRKVSQKADVYSFGVLLLELLTGKAPTHALLNEEGVDLPRWVQSIVREEWTSEVFDLELLRYQNVEEDMVQLLQLAIDCAAQYPDNRPSMPEVSRRIEELCRSSQREDHDPQPDVIKDVDDNSSSRRV
- the LOC119987554 gene encoding nudix hydrolase 4 produces the protein MRFLTNFTNFLSVMFAFLEKFPVKIMPIQLKDMVTLVSRTGRHLQRYDDKGLRQVVGCIPYRYREAKQSSPLTDGILNEELLEVLVISAQNGQGMLFPKGGWETTDESMEKAAMRETREEAGVTGDIERKLGRWEYKSKRRSIVHEGYMFPLRVKAELESWPEKNIRERRWVSVTEAREICPQWWMREALEEFVRRQTNLKCRGSEE